A single window of Rhipicephalus microplus isolate Deutch F79 chromosome 5, USDA_Rmic, whole genome shotgun sequence DNA harbors:
- the LOC142817770 gene encoding sterile alpha motif domain-containing protein 3-like codes for MEPPEFQYLVSFQGRKKIISARGPTEADILEALKTTDFGHSLQACRIEVYNVRHDEFVDPPAGHVFSDKDKIRLVCSENFLMSCSTTDKVTAVHEGSLPKTLESNEQSPSQQLACCENDYRLPPVPLDIKDAIERTQPGKVSSHTKSRIVGWIANHLMTITVYPGSLYEAAAKSLVLEYPVLRDTIGTGWDSWKVSLKYKFAYMRKSLCTVPAVQAARAAYGKRKDLEESTNTKRHCHVIVDLSQHVASQHDEATINSHIDYMVKEIKRPIPDMQKLGDSMEQTRPSRQKWMKEMRPSTADVVLKYPALAKAEMLHEEFIALTGVNLEKKVLEFINRYGDRCFELAKCRRCAKEAVKAIEEEVEALDGDEKKYRFAVGIVELLPMLLKEQPRFLQGPDTYPALSLKGKNASEATNIVASFEGLSVEVLDVIAGMTALMEIYWIFDVKYSGANKKTFTLLEHFCGLPTSAKQMPLVIRQISSLEKAT; via the exons GTATACAACGTCCGACATGATGAATTTGTGGACCCACCAGCTGGCCATGTCTTCTCTGATAAAGATAAAATCAGGCTTGTGTGCAGTGAAAACTTCTTAATGAGCTGCAG CACAACTGACAAAGTGACAGCAGTGCATGAAGGTAGCCTGCCCAAGACCCTTGAAAGTAATGagcagtcacctagtcagcagcttgCCTGCTGTGAAAATGATTATAGGCTACCACCTGTGCCCTTAGATATTAAGGATGCGATTGAAAGGACACAACCAGGAAAAGTGTCCAGTCACACTAAATCCCGCATTGTAGGGTGGATTGCAAATCATCTCATGACTATAACAGT CTATCCAGGAAGCCTCTACGAAGCAGCTGCAAAATCTCTCGTGTTGGAATATCCAGTGCTAAGGGACACTATTGGCACAGGCTGG GACTCATGGAAAGTCTCCTTGAAATACAAATTCGCATATATGAGGAAGTCTCTGTGCACAGTTCCAGCTGTTCAAGCAGCGAGAGCAGCTTACGGAAAACGCAAAGACTTAGAAGAAAGCACCAATACTAAGCGGCACTGCCATGTG aTTGTAGATCTCTCCCAACATGTCGCTTCTCAGCATGATGAGGCTACAATTAATAGCCATATTGACTACATGGTGAAAGAAATCAAGCGGCCTATTCCTGACATGCAAAAACTCGGTGATTCTATGGAGCAGACAAGACCATCTAGACAGAAGTGGATGAAGGAAATGAGGCCATCAACAGCAGATGTGGTGCTGAAATACCCTGCTTTGGCAAAGGCTGAAATG CTTCATGAGGAGTTCATTGCTCTCACTGGCGTTAACTTGGAAAAAAAGGTCCTGGAATTTATAAACCGGTATGGAGACCGGTGTTTTGAGCTTGCGAAGTGTCGTCGTTGCGCGAAGGAAGCTGTGAAAGCAATTGAAGAAGAAGTCGAGGCACTGGATGGTGACGAAAAGAAAT ATCGCTTTGCCGTTGGCATTGTCGAGTTGCTGCCCATGCTCCTAAAGGAGCAGCCGCGATTTCTGCAGGGACCG GACACCTACCCTGCCCTTTCGCTGAAGGGCAAAAATGCCTCTGAAGCTACAAACATAGTTGCGAGCTTTGAAGGGCTTAGTGTAGAGGTGCTTGATGTAATTGCAGGTATGACGGCGCTTATGGAAATATACTGGATATTCGATGTCAAGTACAGTGGCGCcaacaaaaaaacattcactCTACTTGAACATTTCTGTGGCTTGCCGACAAGTGCAAAGCAGATGCCGCTAGTCATACGGCAAATATCATCGCTTGAAAAGGCAACTTAA